A genome region from Dickeya dadantii NCPPB 898 includes the following:
- the thrS gene encoding threonine--tRNA ligase, with protein sequence MPVITLPDGSQRHYDHAVSPLDVALDIGPGLAKACIAGRVNGELVDATDLIESDAQLSIITAKDEDGVEILRHSCAHLLGHAIKQLWPDTKMAIGPVIDNGFYYDVDLDRTLTQEDLDLLEKRMHELASKDYDVIKKKVSWQEARDTFAARGESYKVAILDENISHDDRPGLYHHEEYIDMCRGPHVPNMRFCHHFKLQKTSGAYWRGDSKNKMLQRIYGTAWADKKQLSAYLQRLEEAAKRDHRKIGKQLDLYHMQEEAPGMVFWHNDGWTIFRELEAFVRMKLKEYQYQEVKGPFMMDRVLWEKTGHWENYKEAMFTTSSENREYCIKPMNCPGHVQIFNQGLKSYRDLPLRMAEFGSCHRNEPSGSLHGLMRVRGFTQDDAHIFCTEEQVRDEVNSCIKMVYDMYSTFGFEKIVVKLSTRPEKRIGSDDMWDRAEEDLAAALTENGIPFDYQPGEGAFYGPKIEFTLHDCLDRAWQCGTVQLDFSLPGRLSASYVGENNERQVPVMIHRAILGSMERFIGILTEEFAGFFPTWLAPVQAVVMNITDTQSDYVSELTRKLQDAGIRVKADLRNEKIGFKIREHTLRRVPYMLVCGDKEVEAGKVAVRTRRGKDLGSLDVSEVITKLQEEIRSRSLHQLEE encoded by the coding sequence ATGCCTGTTATTACGCTTCCTGACGGCAGCCAGCGTCATTATGACCATGCCGTTTCTCCTCTTGATGTCGCATTGGATATCGGCCCGGGTCTGGCGAAAGCCTGTATCGCCGGTCGGGTCAATGGCGAACTGGTCGATGCAACCGATCTGATTGAATCTGATGCTCAGTTGTCCATTATTACCGCCAAGGATGAAGATGGTGTAGAAATCCTTCGTCATTCCTGCGCGCACCTGCTCGGTCATGCTATCAAGCAATTGTGGCCGGACACCAAAATGGCGATTGGCCCGGTTATCGACAACGGTTTCTATTATGACGTTGATCTGGACCGCACCCTGACTCAGGAAGATCTGGACCTGCTTGAAAAGCGGATGCATGAACTGGCGAGCAAAGACTACGACGTTATCAAGAAAAAAGTCAGCTGGCAGGAAGCGCGTGATACGTTTGCGGCGCGTGGCGAAAGCTACAAGGTGGCGATTCTGGATGAAAATATCAGCCATGATGACCGCCCTGGGCTGTATCACCACGAAGAATATATCGATATGTGCCGTGGGCCGCACGTACCGAACATGCGCTTCTGCCATCATTTTAAACTGCAGAAAACGTCGGGCGCTTACTGGCGCGGCGACAGCAAGAATAAAATGCTGCAGCGTATTTATGGTACCGCCTGGGCAGATAAGAAACAACTGAGCGCTTACCTGCAGCGTCTTGAAGAAGCCGCCAAGCGCGACCACCGTAAAATCGGCAAGCAGTTGGACCTGTATCACATGCAGGAAGAAGCACCGGGTATGGTGTTCTGGCATAACGATGGCTGGACGATTTTCCGCGAGCTGGAAGCCTTTGTGCGCATGAAGCTCAAAGAGTATCAATATCAGGAAGTAAAAGGTCCGTTCATGATGGACCGTGTGCTGTGGGAAAAAACCGGCCACTGGGAAAACTATAAAGAGGCCATGTTCACGACGTCGTCTGAAAACCGTGAATACTGCATCAAGCCGATGAACTGCCCTGGTCACGTACAGATCTTCAATCAGGGACTGAAATCTTACCGCGATCTGCCGCTGCGTATGGCGGAGTTCGGCAGTTGTCACCGTAACGAGCCATCAGGCTCCCTGCATGGCTTGATGCGTGTGCGCGGTTTTACGCAGGATGATGCCCACATCTTCTGTACCGAAGAGCAGGTGCGCGATGAAGTGAATAGCTGCATCAAGATGGTGTACGACATGTACAGCACCTTCGGTTTTGAAAAAATCGTGGTGAAACTGTCAACGCGTCCTGAAAAACGCATCGGCAGCGATGACATGTGGGATCGGGCGGAAGAGGATCTGGCGGCGGCGCTGACTGAAAACGGCATTCCGTTTGACTATCAGCCGGGTGAGGGCGCGTTTTACGGTCCGAAAATCGAGTTTACTTTGCATGACTGTCTGGATCGCGCCTGGCAGTGTGGTACGGTACAGCTTGACTTCTCGCTGCCGGGCCGCCTGAGTGCATCCTATGTCGGCGAAAACAACGAACGTCAGGTGCCGGTGATGATTCATCGGGCAATACTGGGGTCGATGGAGCGTTTTATCGGGATTCTGACCGAAGAGTTTGCCGGTTTCTTCCCAACCTGGTTGGCGCCGGTGCAGGCTGTGGTGATGAATATCACCGATACGCAGTCTGATTATGTCAGCGAATTGACAAGAAAATTGCAAGATGCTGGGATTCGCGTTAAAGCGGACTTGAGAAATGAGAAGATTGGCTTTAAAATCCGCGAGCACACTTTACGGCGTGTTCCCTATATGCTGGTTTGTGGCGACAAAGAGGTAGAGGCAGGCAAAGTAGCTGTCCGTACCCGCCGCGGCAAAGACTTGGGAAGTCTGGACGTCAGTGAAGTAATCACGAAGCTGCAGGAAGAGATTCGCAGCCGTAGTCTTCATCAGTTGGAGGAATAA
- the pheM gene encoding pheST operon leader peptide PheM yields the protein MNAAIFRFFFYFSA from the coding sequence ATGAACGCTGCTATTTTCCGTTTCTTTTTTTACTTTAGCGCCTGA
- a CDS encoding YebO family protein — translation MLEVVFVALIVLLVILVWFFINRASVRANEQIKLLHEIVEQQKQQIALLHALSPVPTQAEEPAPEQSVALPEIKESEIDPLFKDMIPER, via the coding sequence ATGCTGGAAGTGGTTTTTGTCGCGCTGATTGTGCTACTGGTAATTCTGGTTTGGTTCTTTATCAATCGGGCCAGTGTGCGGGCTAATGAGCAGATCAAGCTTTTGCATGAAATTGTCGAGCAGCAGAAACAGCAAATCGCGCTGTTGCACGCGCTGTCGCCAGTGCCGACACAGGCGGAGGAGCCAGCTCCCGAGCAGTCGGTTGCCTTGCCGGAAATTAAGGAAAGTGAGATTGATCCGCTGTTTAAGGACATGATTCCTGAGCGCTGA
- the rpmI gene encoding 50S ribosomal protein L35 encodes MPKIKTVRGAAKRFKKTASGGFKRKHANLRHILTKKATKRKRHLRPKGMVSKGDLGLVAACLPYA; translated from the coding sequence ATGCCAAAGATTAAAACTGTACGTGGCGCCGCTAAACGCTTCAAAAAAACCGCCAGCGGTGGTTTCAAGCGTAAGCATGCTAACCTGCGTCATATTCTGACCAAAAAAGCGACTAAACGTAAACGTCATCTGCGTCCGAAAGGCATGGTCTCCAAAGGAGATCTGGGCCTGGTTGCAGCATGTCTGCCTTACGCATAA
- the infC gene encoding translation initiation factor IF-3: MKGGKRVQPARPNRINREIRAQEVRLTGVDGEQLGIVSLNEALEKAEEAGVDLVEISPNAEPPVCRIMDYGKFLYEKSKATKEQKKKQKVIQVKEIKFRPGTDDGDYQVKLRNLVRFLEDGDKAKITLRFRGREMAHQQIGIEMLNRIRDDLNELSVVESFPSKIEGRQMIMVLAPKKKQ; this comes from the coding sequence ATTAAAGGCGGAAAACGAGTTCAACCGGCGCGTCCTAATCGCATCAACAGAGAAATTCGCGCACAAGAGGTACGTCTGACGGGCGTTGATGGCGAACAGCTTGGTATTGTCAGCCTGAATGAAGCGTTAGAGAAAGCTGAGGAAGCAGGTGTTGATTTAGTTGAAATCAGCCCGAACGCCGAGCCGCCGGTTTGCCGAATCATGGATTACGGCAAGTTCCTCTATGAGAAGAGTAAGGCCACTAAAGAACAGAAGAAGAAACAAAAAGTTATTCAGGTCAAGGAAATCAAATTCCGGCCTGGTACCGATGATGGCGACTATCAGGTCAAACTACGCAACCTGGTTCGCTTTCTGGAAGATGGTGACAAAGCTAAAATCACGCTGCGTTTCCGCGGCCGTGAAATGGCACACCAGCAGATCGGCATCGAAATGCTTAATCGCATTCGTGACGATCTGAATGAATTGTCTGTCGTTGAGTCGTTCCCTAGTAAGATCGAAGGGCGTCAGATGATTATGGTGCTGGCACCGAAGAAGAAACAGTAA
- the pheS gene encoding phenylalanine--tRNA ligase subunit alpha produces the protein MQHLAELVAKARTAIEQAGDVAALENVRVEFLGKKGHLTLQMTSLRELPAEERPAAGAVINQAKQEVQDALNARKQSLEGAELNARLAAETIDVSLPGRTIENGGLHPITRTIDRIETFFGELGFAVASGPEIEDDYHNFDALNIPGHHPARADHDTFWFDAKRLLRTQTSGVQIRTMQKQQPPIRIIAPGRVYRNDYDQTHTPMFHQMEGLIVDKDISFTNLKGTLHDFLLNFFEEDLQVRFRPSYFPFTEPSAEVDVMGKNGKWLEVLGCGMVHPNVLRNVGIDPEVYSGFAFGMGMERLTMLRYGVTDLRAFFENDLRFLKQFK, from the coding sequence ATGCAACATCTCGCAGAACTGGTTGCCAAAGCCAGAACAGCCATCGAACAGGCTGGAGACGTCGCCGCACTGGAAAATGTGCGTGTCGAGTTTCTGGGCAAAAAAGGTCACTTAACCCTTCAGATGACCTCGCTGCGCGAGCTGCCTGCTGAAGAACGTCCTGCCGCGGGTGCGGTTATCAACCAGGCGAAGCAGGAAGTGCAGGATGCGCTGAATGCGCGCAAACAGTCGCTGGAAGGCGCTGAGCTGAATGCGCGCCTGGCGGCGGAAACCATTGATGTGTCGCTGCCGGGGCGTACGATTGAAAACGGCGGTCTGCATCCGATCACCCGTACCATCGATCGTATCGAAACCTTCTTTGGCGAACTGGGGTTTGCGGTGGCGTCCGGCCCGGAAATCGAAGACGATTACCACAACTTCGATGCGCTGAATATTCCGGGGCATCACCCGGCGCGCGCCGATCATGACACCTTCTGGTTCGACGCCAAGCGTCTGCTGCGTACCCAGACTTCCGGGGTGCAGATCCGCACCATGCAAAAACAGCAGCCGCCGATTCGTATCATCGCGCCAGGCCGGGTTTATCGTAACGACTACGATCAGACGCATACTCCGATGTTCCATCAGATGGAAGGGCTGATCGTGGATAAAGACATCAGCTTCACCAACCTGAAGGGAACGCTGCATGATTTCCTGCTCAATTTCTTTGAGGAAGATTTACAGGTGCGTTTTCGTCCGTCCTATTTCCCGTTCACCGAACCCTCCGCCGAAGTGGATGTGATGGGCAAGAACGGCAAATGGCTTGAAGTGCTGGGATGCGGCATGGTGCACCCGAACGTGTTGCGTAACGTCGGCATCGACCCGGAAGTCTATTCCGGTTTCGCTTTCGGTATGGGGATGGAACGCCTGACCATGCTGCGCTATGGCGTGACCGACCTGCGCGCCTTCTTCGAAAACGATTTACGCTTCCTCAAACAGTTTAAATAA
- the rplT gene encoding 50S ribosomal protein L20, which translates to MARVKRGVVARARHKKILKQAKGYYGARSRVYRVAFQAVIKAGQYAYRDRRQRKRQFRQLWIARINAAARQNGLSYSKFINGLKKASVEIDRKILADIAVFDKVAFSALVEKAKSALA; encoded by the coding sequence ATGGCTCGCGTAAAACGTGGTGTGGTTGCTCGCGCACGTCACAAAAAGATCCTGAAACAAGCGAAAGGTTACTACGGTGCCCGTTCGCGCGTTTATCGTGTTGCCTTCCAGGCAGTAATCAAAGCTGGTCAGTACGCTTACCGTGACCGTCGTCAGCGTAAACGTCAGTTCCGCCAGCTGTGGATTGCACGTATCAATGCAGCAGCACGCCAGAATGGCTTGTCTTACAGCAAATTCATCAATGGCCTGAAAAAAGCCTCTGTTGAAATTGATCGTAAGATTCTGGCTGACATCGCCGTATTCGACAAAGTGGCTTTCAGCGCACTGGTTGAAAAAGCGAAATCAGCTCTGGCGTAA